The Coregonus clupeaformis isolate EN_2021a unplaced genomic scaffold, ASM2061545v1 scaf2158, whole genome shotgun sequence genome contains a region encoding:
- the LOC121548263 gene encoding transcription factor E2F4, which yields MELEVSRTELEGPDAPQSLRHERSLGLLTTKFVTLLQEAKDGVLDLKVAADTLAVRQKRRIYDITNVLEGIGLIEKKSKNSIQWKGVGPGCNTREIGDRLIDLKSELEDLDMRESELDQQRVWVQQSIKNVTEDTHNSPLAYVNHEDICSCFKDDTLLAVRAPSGTQLEVPIPEAVQNGQRRYQIHLKSTSGPIDVMLINKDPVNSTPMVLPVPPPEEMLQNAKSAAASADTTTATNTPTHTYVKTTQSLATGKPKANTAAKPSDTPSTEKPDQQPPLDTRSLQSSASLDNNSTVFEPIKSDSSDLLDFPKYFSDMFDPAKEMVSADLLEELMASEVFSPLLRLSPPPGDHDYIYNLDESEGLCDLFDIPILNL from the exons ATGGAGCTGGAGGTGAGCCGAACCGAGCTGGAAGGTCCCGATGCTCCCCAGTCTCTGAGACACGAGAGGAGCCTCGGACTGCTCACCACGAAGTTCGTTACTTTGCTGCAGGAAGCGAAAGACGGGGTGCTCGATCTCAAAGTA GCAGCAGACACCCTGGCCGTCAGACAGAAGAGGCGCATCTATGACATCACCAATGTGCTGGAGGGCATCGGCCTGATCGAGAAGAAGTCCAAGAACAGTATTCAGTGGAA GGGAGTTGggccaggctgtaacacaagggAGATTGGTGACAGGCTGATTGACCTGAAGTCGGAGCTTGAAGATCTGGATATGAGGGAAAGTGAGCTGGATCAGCAGAGGGTGTGGGTCCAACAAAGCATCAAGAACGTGACCGAGGACACACACAATAGTCC TCTGGCCTATGTTAACCATGAGGACATCTGCAGCTGCTTCAAAGATGATACCCTCTTGGCGGTGCGTGCGCCCTCTGGTACGCAGCTGGAGGTGCCCATACCTGAAGCT GTGCAAAACGGTCAGAGGAGGTATCAGATCCATCTGAAGAGCACTTCTGGGCCCATTGATGTAATGCTTATCAACAAGGACCCAGTTAACTCCACCCCCATGGTGCTGCCAGTCCCACCCCCTGAGGAAATGCTGCAGAACGCCAAGTCTGCTGCAGCCTCTGCTGACACAACCACTGCcactaacacacccacccacacatatGTCAAGACCACCCAGAGTCTGGCCACCGGCAAGCCTAAAGCAAATACAGCAGCTAAGCCATCAG ACACCCCCAGCACTGAAAAACCTGATCAGCAACCACCATTGGATACCCGGTCCCTCCAGTCTTCTGCTTCATTGGACAACAACTCGACTGTCTTTGAACCAATCAAATCCGATTCATCTGACT TGCTGGATTTCCCCAAATACTTTTCTGACATGTTTGACCCCGCTAAAG agatGGTGAGTGCAGATCTACTAGAGGAACTTATGGCTTCAGAAG tgTTCTCTCCACTCCTCCGCCTCTCTCCTCCCCCGGGGGACCATGACTACATCTATAACCTGGATGAGAGCGAGGGCCTCTGCGACCTCTTCGACATCCCCATCCTCAACCTTTGA